From Topomyia yanbarensis strain Yona2022 chromosome 1, ASM3024719v1, whole genome shotgun sequence, one genomic window encodes:
- the LOC131677048 gene encoding guided entry of tail-anchored proteins factor 1, with translation MYILFVITIICFLMAFASKISKPALALFFQDSPETRVLCAEGDLLRRELSRILMRDEYIRYVKVERKLVAVDNKLAEARNRDAGRRKIYELGLHYGAYTALALGLIVISIFYRYTPVVVFGDNFNFDPFGKVLSFPTGVPNAVSTVFWIVVNNFVARTIAGYVK, from the exons ATGTatatactgttcgtcataacaataatttgttttttgatGGCATTTGCTTCAAAAATATCCAAACCG GCGCTTGCTCTATTTTTCCAAGACTCCCCAGAAACTCGTGTTCTATGTGCGGAGGGGGATTTACTGCGGCGGGAGCTATCTAGAATATTGATGCGAGACGAGTACATCCGGTACGTGAAAGTAGAACGAAAACTGGTGGCAGTCGATAACAAACTGGCAGAGGCCCGAAACCGGGACGCAGGCCGAAGGAAGATCTATGAACTTGGTCTCCATTATGGAGCGTACACCGCTCTAGCTCTCGGATTGATAGTTATTTCCATTTTCTACCGGTACACGCCGGTTGTGGTCTTCGGTGATAACTTCAATTTCGATCCGTTCGGCAAAGTGCTTAGCTTCCCGACCGGTGTACCAAATGCCGTCTCGACGGTTTTCTGGATtgtggttaacaactttgtcgcgCGTACGATTGCTGGATATGTGAAGTGA
- the LOC131677049 gene encoding dihydrolipoyllysine-residue succinyltransferase component of 2-oxoglutarate dehydrogenase complex, mitochondrial: MAGLLSISSRNLPRNALRIGLRSLEGTNLQVSKAVNSRSYRQGSNVLQKLVRATVTHGAQAQNPATTSASRWIQTERGIFTSARLLSSDIVNVPPFADSVSEGDVKFDKKVGDAIAADEIVMEIETDKTTVGVPSPAHGIIEEIFVSDGDTVKAGQKLFRMKITGEAPKAAAKPAQEAAPAAAAAPPPPPPPPPVAAVGSRAAPPSPPPPPAAAAAPPPPPARPAGPISKMPVAAIRHAQAIDAATVKVPPSDYSKEITGTRTEQRVKMTRMRLKIASRLKEAQNTNAMLTTFNEIDMSFIMDFRKQHLEAFQKKYGMKLGFMSAFTKAAAYALQDQPVVNAVIEENEIVYRDYVDISVAVASPKGLVVPVLRNVEGMNYADIEISIAGLADKAKKGTLAVEDMDGGTFTISNGGVFGSLLGTPIINPPQSAILGMHGIFERPIAVKGQVVVRPMMYVALTYDHRLIDGREAVMFLRKVKAAVEDPRIMLGGL, encoded by the exons ATGGCCGGATTGTTATCGATCTCGTCGCGAAATCTTCCACGGAATGCCTTGCGAATCGGCCTCCGCTCGCTGGAAGGAACCAACCTGCAG GTTAGCAAGGCTGTTAATTCGCGGTCCTATCGCCAGGGGTCTAACGTTTTGCAGAAATTAGTTCGTGCGACAGTCACGCATGGCGCCCAGGCTCAAAA TCCTGCTACCACTAGTGCATCGAGATGGATACAGACGGAACGTGGTATTTTCACTTCGGCGCGGCTGCTTAGCTCGGACATCGTTAATGTGCCTCCTTTTGCCGACTCCGTTTCGGAGGGCGATGTGAAGTTTGACAAGAAGGTTGGCGATGCGATTGCTGCCGACGAAATTGTGATGGAAATCGAAACGGATAAAACCACGGTTGGTGTTCCGTCGCCTGCCCACGGTATCATCGAGGAAATTTTTGTTTCGGACGGAGACACTGTTAAAGCCGGTCAGAAACTATTTAGGATGAAAATCACTGGAGAGGCACCCAAAGCCGCAGCTAAGCCAGCTCAGGAAGCGGCTCCGGCAGCTGCAGCTgcgccaccaccaccacctccGCCACCTCCAGTGGCAGCGGTAGGTTCGAGAGCAGCCCCACCATCACCTCCACCACCGCCAGCAGCGGCAGCGGCTCCACCACCTCCTCCGGCGAGGCCTGCTGGTCCGATTAGCAAAATGCCCGTCGCTGCCATTCGTCACGCGCAAGCTATTGACGCTGCCACGGTTAAGGTTCCACCGTCTGATTACAGTAAGGAGATTACAGGGACAAGAACGGAGCAACGTGTGAAGATGACTAGGATGCGTTTGAAGATTGCATCCCGGCTAAAGGAAGCTCAAAATACTAACGCAATGCTGACTACTTTCAACGAGATTGATATGAG TTTTATCATGGACTTCCGCAAGCAACATCTGGAAGCTTTTCAGAAAAAGTACGGAATGAAGCTGGGCTTCATGTCTGCCTTTACGAAAGCTGCTGCCTACGCCCTGCAGGACCAACCCGTGGTGAATGCAGTCATCGAAGAGAAT GAAATCGTCTACCGTGACTACGTAGATATTTCGGTTGCTGTCGCTTCCCCCAAGGGTCTAGTCGTGCCAGTGCTGAGAAACGTGGAGGGGATGAACTATGCAGACATTGAGATTTCTATCGCTGGGCTGGCCGATAAGGCTAAGAAAGGAACGTTGGCGGTAGAGGACATGGACGGTGGTACTTTCACCATTTCGAACGGTGGAGTGTTCGGTTCGCTGTTAGGAACTCCCATTATTAATCCACCGCAGAGCGCAATCCTCGGAATGCATGGAATCTTTGAGCGACCGATTGCTGTGAAAGGACAG GTTGTCGTTCGGCCAATGATGTACGTCGCGCTGACTTATGATCACCGACTGATCGATGGTCGTGAGGCTGTGATGTTCCTACGTAAAGTCAAGGCAGCTGTCGAGGATCCTCGCATTATGCTGGGCGGTCTTTAA
- the LOC131693710 gene encoding uncharacterized protein LOC131693710 — MEGWNIASFKFNHLPETEIRKEWLRWKRNFDVVAAASDEKNSIKLKNMLLAKGGLELQDLFYSLDGADVVEDRENEIDPYKIAIEKLNEYFSPKQHDSFERSEFCKLMPLTSQDGTREPLAKFLMRCTEQAKKCEFGKTEAESRELRIIDKIVFYAPMELKEKLLQEEELTLTKITKMVNSFESIKHQAQLIMITGNETATKAMISDSTHVNRIQGNTKHLTGTCYRCGQKNHYGNDQQCPARGRKCEKCNKIGHFSKVCRSVLKRKQHGNTSFVPPLKRGRFENVRTIDVTEHNEEQPSFIYNIGDGDEFLWVKIGGVLVQVLIDSGSSKNIIDDTTWEYMQKQGVKTWSPGHMPNTTLRGYARNAKPLTVSKVFVSMVNVEDATRNCELAATFFVVVGGSQTLLGKETAKQLGVLTIGLSSSDTTINVLGPIEKRPFPKMKNVQLRLPVDTSVVPVAQRVRRPPIALLTRIEDKLFQLVATDIIEPVTGAVPWVSPLVTIVKDNGDLRLCVDMRRANQAIQREHHMMPTFEDFLPRLTSSRFFSRLDIKDAFHQVKGFNYYK; from the coding sequence ATGGAAGGTTGGAACATAGCTTCATTTAAATTTAACCATCTACCAGAAACGGAAATCCGCAAGGAATGGTTAAGATGGAAGCGAAATTTCGATGTTGTGGCCGCTGCAAGTGACGAGAAGAACAGTATAAAACTGAAGAACATGCTATTAGCGAAAGGAGGGTTGGAGCTACAGGATCTGTTTTACTCTTTAGATGGTGCCGACGTGGTGGAAGATCGAGAGAATGAAATCGATCCATATAAAATAGCGATCGAAAAGCTGAACGAGTATTTTTCTCCCAAGCAGCATGATTCTTTCGAGCGAAGCGAATTTTGTAAATTAATGCCGTTAACTTCCCAAGATGGAACACGTGAGCcattagcgaaatttttaatgCGGTGCACCGAACAGGCCAAGAAATGCGAATTTGGAAAAACCGAGGCCGAGAGTCGCGAGTTAAGGATCATTGATAAAATTGTGTTCTACGCACCGATGGAGTTAAAGGAAAAACTGCTACAAGAAGAAGAACTAACATTGACAAAAATCACGAAGATGGTAAACTCGTTTGAATCGATCAAACATCAAGCTCAACTAATTATGATCACAGGGAACGAGACAGCTACCAAAGCAATGATATCGGACTCAACCCACGTGAATCGAATTCAAGGAAACACGAAACACCTTACTGGAACATGTTACAGATGCGGACAGAAAAATCACTATGGCAATGATCAACAGTGCCCAGCTCGAGGAAGGAAGTGTGAGAAGTGCAATAAAATTGGTCACTTTTCGAAGGTTTGTCGCTCTGTTTTAAAACGAAAACAACATGGAAACACAAGCTTCGTTCCACCATTAAAGAGAGGAAGATTCGAAAATGTGAGGACAATAGATGTAACTGAGCACAACGAAGAACAACCCAGTTTCATCTATAACATTGGAGACGGCGATGAATTTTTATGGGTGAAAATAGGCGGTGTGCTTGTTCAAGTGTTGATTGATTCTGGTAGCAGCAAAAATATTATCGACGATACTACATGGGAATATATGCAGAAGCAAGGAGTAAAAACGTGGTCACCAGGTCATATGCCTAATACGACTCTGCGTGGGTACGCACGGAATGCTAAACCGTTGACTGTCTCAAAGGTGTTTGTATCAATGGTGAACGTGGAAGATGCTACTAGAAATTGTGAGTTAGCTGCCACATTTTTTGTAGTCGTTGGTGGATCACAAACTTTACTCGGAAAGGAGACCGCGAAACAGCTGGGTGTACTCACAATTGGACTTTCTAGCTCAGATACGACGATTAACGTGCTGGGTCCAATTGAAAAACGACCATTTCCAAAGATGAAAAATGTACAGCTTCGACTTCCTGTAGATACCAGCGTTGTTCCAGTAGCACAACGTGTAAGAAGGCCGCCGATTGCATTACTGACCAGAATAGAAGACAAGCTGTTTCAGCTGGTAGCTACGGACATTATAGAACCAGTTACCGGAGCAGTTCCTTGGGTCTCACCATTAGTTACAATTGTCAAGGATAATGGAGATTTGCGCCTTTGTGTCGACATGCGTCGCGCCAACCAAGCTATCCAAAGAGAACATCACATGATGCCAACGTTCGAAGATTTCTTGCCTCGTCTAACTTCGTCCAGATTTTTTAGCCGTTTAGATATAAAAGACGCCTTCCATCAGGTAAAAGGATTCAATTAttataaatag
- the LOC131677045 gene encoding glutamyl-tRNA(Gln) amidotransferase subunit A, mitochondrial — translation MNRRLPVKLRELSECFRTKSLDPFSVVEQCFALAEQRKDLNAFVRLSTSQARHQAKQSAQRYRDGKPLGALDGAPIAMKDNFCTKNVHTTCGSRMLENFVPTYSATVYERLECQGALLVGKTNMDQFGMGSGTVDSIFGPTKNCWSENLQKDEFRIAGGSSGGSAVAVASGICFAALGSDTGGSTRNPASYCGVVGFKSTYGLISRHGLIPLVNSMDVPGIITKNVDDCIVVFNAIAGPDDRDSTTIKVPFNAINVPKLDRISLKGLKVGIPIEYHCEGLSDEVLKAWTDVADMLEEAGAIVETVSLPYTSASIFVYSILNQCEISSNMARYDGIQYGHRSDEDSSTEQLYARSRAEGFNSVVKNRILAGNYFLLRNNYDKYFLKALKVRRLIANDFDQVFRKVDVLLTPTTLSAAPRYKDFTRSNNRDQCAVQDFCTQPANMGGIPALSVPIRLSEEQLPISLQLMGPNFSEQRLFEVAKWIEANVQFDKYC, via the exons ATGAATCGCCGGTTACCCGTAAAATTGAGAGAG CTTTCAGAGTGTTTTCGAACCAAATCGCTGGATCCTTTCTCGGTAGTCGAGCAATGCTTTGCCCTGGCGGAGCAACGTAAAGATTTGAACGCTTTCGTTCGCTTGTCCACATCCCAAGCCCGACATCAGGCAAAACAATCCGCTCAGCGTTATCGTGATGGAAAACCTCTTGGTGCTCTAGACGGTGCTCCGATTGCTATGAAGGACAATTTTTGCACCAAAAACGTTCACACAACCTGTGGTTCGCGTATGTTGGAAAACTTCGTACCCACTTACAGTGCAACGGTCTACGAACGACTGGAGTGCCAAGGGGCACTGTTAGTTGGAAAGACAAACATGGACCAATTTGGAATGGGGTCCGGAACAGTGGACTCAATTTTTGGGCCGACGAAAAATTGTTGGAGCGAGAATTTACAGAAAGATGAATTCAGAATCGCCGGAGGTAGTTCTGGTGGATCGGCAGTAGCGGTAGCTTCGGGGATCTGCTTTGC GGCACTTGGATCCGATACCGGTGGCTCGACTCGTAATCCTGCCTCCTATTGTGGAGTTGTTGGTTTTAAATCAACTTACGGACTGATCTCGAGGCACGGACTGATTCCTCTGGTGAATTCTATGGATGTACCAGGTATAATTACCAAAAATGTCGACGATTGCATTGTGGTCTTCAACGCAATTGCAGGGCCAGATGATCGAGATTCTACAACGATTAAGGTTCCCTTCAATGCTAttaacgttccaaaattagatCGAATCTCGCTCAAAGGTTTGAAAGTAGGAATTCCAATAGAATATCATTGTGAAGGTTTGTCTGACGAGGTTCTTAAAGCCTGGACAGATGTAGCCGATATGCTTGAGGAGGCAGGGGCCATAGTTGAAACGGTTTCACTTCCGTACACATCTGCTTCAATATTCGTGTACTCCATTTTGAATCAGTGTGAAATCAGCAGCAATATGGCTCGATATGATGGAATACAGTATGGCCACCGGTCGGACGAAGACTCGAGTACGGAGCAATTGTATGCGAGATCGCGAGCGGAAGGATTTAATAGTGTCGTTAAGAATCGAATTTTAGCTGGTAACTACTTTCTGTTACGCAATAACTATGACAAATATTTCCTGAAGGCACTAAAAGTTCGACGATTGATTGCAAACGATTTCGATCAAGTTTTTCGAAAGGTGGATGTTTTGTTAACTCCTACCACGCTGAGTGCTGCTCCACGATACAAAGATTTCACTAGAAGTAACAACAGAGATCAGTGCGCTGTGCAGGATTTTTGTACACAACCTGCTAACATGGGAGGAATTCCGGCATTATCTGTACCAATTAGGCTATCGGAGGAGCAATTGCCAATTAGCTTGCAGCTTATGGGACCTAATTTTTCGGAGCAAAGACTGTTCGAGGTTGCAAAGTGGATTGAAGCGAATGTGCAGTTTGATAAGTATTGTTAA
- the LOC131677044 gene encoding serine/threonine-protein kinase greatwall, translating to MAEPHTTPKKKSSLENDAIFKTLEKLTAPVSTNSPKLPSIKDFCILKPISRGAFGKVFLGYKKNDEQKLFAIKVMRKSEMINKNMISQVITERNALALSRSPFCVTLYYSLQTITSVFLVMEYMVGGDLKSLLAMYGFFEESAARFYTAEVCLALQYLHKHGIVHRDIKPDNMLISASGHVKLTDFGLSRIEMSRDLEISDLINCSPNLNTRTPGQLLSLTSHLSFGSHEKRQQEEQTEKDRLQRSSENESECSFSDSRQNESKMSGVSPFFSAEQNASIIEGLKENRKDGTGDLTSSYYTCSSSIDDKISSGSYESINNVHGCAFAAARDQLDGDKENAGGANKLTMTEKNGHVFEFLLIPENRFKNHISNDSGVSSRKSDISNIPAELSSIEKTECSNNSNKDDYSCSDLSRSYSMSNINESTNSRHDYHSPIKNGSRCFKRPEYFRGTKRKRHLVSRVDSLTSDPDGSTASTGLTQEIDVMDIGSSTPKKRKATSPIKGVLKVRSLSDDEMPVNNHLGNVMFSTPVSSQKTRREGGPLDKLKSTRFALPSSVEQLQGRKVQAFIKIADESVMSPICTGISLTANMENTPKPVKTPYRTPKSVRRVPIDSDERILGTPDYLAPELLLQQGHGPAVDWWALGVCLYEFMTGVPPFNDETPQKVFENILSRNIEWPQDEESLSQEASETVQQLLEMDPQKRPQAAQMMAMPFFEAIDWNNLESADPPFIPNPDDPQDTGYFEARNIMQHLKMSNFQMESY from the exons ATGGCGGAACCGCACACAACACCGAAGAAGAAATCAAGCCTGGAGAACGATGCAATCTTTAAAACGCTGGAGAAGCTGACAGCTCCCGTTAGCACTAATAGCCCAAAG CTTCCTAGCATTAAAGATTTTTGCATCCTTAAGCCAATCAGCCGCGGTGCTTTCGGGAAGGTTTTCCTAGGatacaaaaagaatgatgagCAAAAGCTATTTGCAATTAAG GTTATGCGGAAGTCGGAGATGATCAACAAAAACATGATCTCACAGGTCATCACGGAACGCAATGCATTGGCACTTTCGCGTAGTCCATTTTGCGTCACCTTATACTACTCTCTGCAAACGATAACGTCGGTATTCTTGGTAATGGAGTACATGGTCGGTGGGGATTTAAAGTCACTACTCGCCATGTACGGTTTCTTCGAGGAATCCGCAGCCCGTTTCTATACGGCCGAAGTATGCCTAGCACTTCAGTACCTGCACAAACATGGCATCGTACATCGTGACATCAAACCGGACAATATGCTGATTTCGGCCAGCGGACACGTTAAGTTAACGGACTTCGGACTCAGTCGCATTGAAATGAGCCGTGATTTGGAAATTTCGGATCTTATCAACTGCTCGCCAAACCTTAACACCAGAACGCCCGGGCAGTTGCTCTCGCTAACCTCGCATCTGTCCTTCGGATCGCATGAGAAGCGTCAACAGGAGGAGCAGACGGAAAAGGACCGTTTGCAGCGCTCTTCGGAGAATGAGTCGGAGTGTTCTTTTTCCGATTCGCGACAGAATGAAAGTAAAATGTCGGGAGTTAGTCCGTTCTTTTCGGCGGAACAGAACGCAAGTATCATTGAGGGTCTTAAAGAGAATCGGAAGGATGGAACTGGGGATTTGACTTCCTCGTATTACACGTGTAGTTCAAGTATCGATGACAAGATCAGTAGCGGGAGTTATGAATCTATTAACAACGTGCACGGATGTGCTTTCGCTGCAGCGCGAGACCAATTGGATGGTGATAAGGAAAACGCAGGTGGTGCGAATAAACTAACCATGACGGAGAAGAACGGACATGTATTCGAGTTTCTACTG ATACCTGAAAACAGATTTAAAAATCATATCAGCAACGATTCAGGTGTTTCGAGCCGTAAAAGCGATATTTCAAATATTCCCGCAGAACTTTCTTCGATTGAGAAGACAGAATGCTCAAATAATAGCAACAAAGATGACTACTCGTGTTCCGATTTGTCACGAAG TTATAGTATGAGCAACATCAATGAATCGACCAATTCGAGACACGACTATCATTCGCCAATCAAAAACGGTTCACGGTGCTTTAAAAGGCCAGAATATTTCAG AGGAACCAAACGGAAACGACACCTGGTCAGCCGGGTTGATTCACTGACATCCGACCCAGACGGCAGCACGGCAAGTACTGGACTGACGCAGGAAATTGACGTCATGGATATTGGAAGCAGTACTCCGAAGAAAAGGAAAGCAACATCCCCAATAAAGGGTGTGCTGAAGGTTCGCTCCCTGTCGGACGATGAGATGCCGGTCAACAATCATCTGGGAAATGTTATGTTCTCGACACCGGTTTCTTCTCAGAAAACACGCCGCGAGGGAGGTCCATTGGATAAGCTGAAAAGCACTAGATTCGCTTTGCCGTCATCTGTCGAACAGTTACAGGGTCGAAAGGTGCAGGCTTTCATCAAGATAGCAGACGAATCAGTGATGTCGCCAATTTGCACCGGTATTTCCTTGACGGCAAACATGGAAAACACACCTAAACCCGTTAAAACACCTTACCGAACTCCGAAGTCGGTTCGAAGGGTGCCGATTGATTCAGATGAAAGAATTTTGGGAACTCCGGATTATTTAGCTCCGGAATTGCTTCTCCAGCAGGGTCACGGTCCTGCCGTTGACTGGTGGGCATTGGGAGTGTGTTTGTACGAGTTCATGACCGGTGTTCCGCCGTTCAATGATGAAACACCCCAAAAAGTGTTCGAAAATATTCTCAGTCGAAACATCGAGTGGCCCCAGGATGAGGAATCTCTCTCGCAAGAGGCCTCCGAAACGGTACAACAATTACTAGAAATGGATCCACAGAAAAGACCACAGGCTGCACAGATGATGGCGATGCCGTTTTTTGAGGCGATCGATTGGAATAATCTCGAATCAGCCGATCCGCCTTTCATTCCCAATCCGGATGATCCACAGGACACCGGCTACTTTGAAGCTCGAAACATCATGCAGCACCTGAAGATGTCAAATTTCCAGATGGAGTCTTATTAA